Within the Anas platyrhynchos isolate ZD024472 breed Pekin duck chromosome 33, IASCAAS_PekinDuck_T2T, whole genome shotgun sequence genome, the region tccgaaTTGGGACCCTCCTAAAGAACCCCatgggcaccaggacccccccaagggCATTgagacccccgggacccccatgaaccccaggacccccatgagCACCAATTCCCCCAGGacgcctctgagcaccaggcccccccgggacccccccaagaaCACCGGGACCCCCATGAACACCAGGACCCCCGTGGGCACCAGGACCCTCCATGGCCCCCCATAGGCACCGAGCCCCCTGAGAACCTCAGGACCCCCATGGGTTTTGGGACCCCCTTTAGCACTGggacccccaggcccccccccagccccaccaggacccccccagcccacagagccccccagttcgcccaggacccccatcaccaccaagcccccaacctccccccaccacccccaggggtcccccctcccctttcacttaccggggggggtcccccccctaaatttcccccccccccccaggctacgGCCCCGTGGCCCCCCTGTCCCCGGGGGGCAAAGCCTTCTGCTTGGCCTACGCGGCGCTGGGCGTCCCCTTCACGGTGTTGACGTTGGCGGTGGTGGCCCGGTGGCTTTCGGTGCCGGTCACCCGGTGGCCCCGGCGCTACCTGAGGACGCGGTGGGGttggagcccccggggggccgccgggctccatttggggctgctggcgggggcggtggcggggggcttcgtgctgctgcctgccgccgccctgtgggccctggggggctccgggagctTCTTGGACGCCGTCTTCTTCTGCGGCATGGCCGTCaccaccgtggggctgggggacgcggcgggggcaccggaggggcagcccccgcgccaCCTCTACCGGGTGGCCTTGGCCGGTGAGCGGGGGCGGGGGGTTaggggggggtgttggggtggggggcgttggggtttggggatctGGGGTTGGGGTTATGTGGGGGTTGGGGCtatgtggttggggtcttcttggtggggggggtcttcattggggtggggtctttatggtggtggggtcttcatggttggggtcttcatggttggtgtctccatggttggggtttaggtgGTTGGGGtcctcatggttggggtcttcatggtggttggatcttcgtggttgggggtcttcatggttgggttctccatggtggttggggtcttcatggttggggtctttatggttggggtcttcatggttggggtcttcatggttggggtctccatggttggggtttagatggttggggtcttcatggttggggtcttcatggttggggtcttcatggttggggtctccatggttggggtttagatggttggggtcttcatggttgggatcttcgtggttggggtcttcgtggttggggtctccattggggtggtgtctttatggtggttgggtctccatggttggggtctccatggtggttgggtctccactggggcgcggtctccattggggtggggccttcatggttggggtcttcgtggttggggtcttcgtggttgggggacttcatggttggggtctctatggtggttgggttctccatggttggggtctccgtggttggggtctagatggttggggtcttcatggttggggtctttatggttggggtcttcatggttggggtcttcatggttggggtctccatggttggggtttagatggttggggtcttcatggttgggatcttcgtggttggggtcttcgtggttggggtctccattggggtggtgtctttatggtggttgggtctccatggttggggtctccatggtggttgggtctccactggggcgcggtctccattggggtggggtcttcatggttggggtcttcgtggttggggtcttcgtggttgggggacttcatggttggggtctctatggtggttgggttctccatggttggggtgtccgtggttggggtctccattggggtggggtctttctggtggtgtctttatggtggttggggtcttcatggttggggtctccatggtggttgggtctccattggggtggggtcttcatggtggcgGGGTCTTCAtggatggggtcaccatggcggattgggtcttcattgggggggggtctccatggggatctctccatggggtgggggtctccacgggggggtgggggtctctgaccgctgtgtcccccccccccagcctacctgctgctgggggtgacggcggcgctgctgctgctggcggccttccagcagctgctggagctgcacggggtcagcgccgcgctgcgcccccccccggacccccccgaggaggacggggggctgctggacgaGGGGGGGCAATAAACGGGGGGCTCGAAGCGCGACGGGCTCGCTGTGGtcactggggggggttgggggtcccagatgcatgggggggggggtcccagacacatggggggggtcccagacacatgggggggggtcccaggtccAATAGGGGGGTTCCCGGTCCCATTGAAGGGTCACagacccatggggggggggggggggtcacagcaccattggggtggggatcctgatcccattggggggggtccccaaacccatggaggggtcccagacacatggggggctcccagtcccattggggggggcagacacattgagggggggagcagatacatggggggggtctcagtcccactggggggggtcccaaacccatagaggggtcccagtcccaagtAGAGGGGTCCAGACTcatgaggggggggtcccatttggggtcccagtccctgtgacaccacagccccccccccacccgaccctattaggatgaaagaactcccccccccccagctcattttatagaaaacctttattctgtaaaaattgggggggaagtgagggggggCTCACAtggacggggggggagggagcggggggccgggcacccccatgggcacccccaggagccccccccccacctcaccccacagcgggcgggggggggatgccggacggtgccccccagtgtctctccatccccccccccccagctccgatatatacagacaataaatacagggcccccccccccgggatggggaggggggggctcaggccggggggcgcgcggggacgcagcgggggggtccctgcgccgggacagagccgggggggcagaggcagcggaaggagccgggggtgttgaggcagcgccccccccggcacagggcgGCCTCCGAGCACTCGTCGAGGTCtgcggggaaaaggggggggtcaggggaggtcggggagggggattaaggggggttgggggggatttggggtgggattggggtgggattggggggttttggggggattgggggagattggggggggaatggggtgggatttggggtgggattggggggggttgggggggattggggtgggattgggattgggggggattggggtgggattgagggggattgggatgggattgggatgggattggggtgggattggggtggggtggaattgggattgtgtgggttttggggtgggattgagggggatggggatgggattggggtgggatttgggggggattgggattgtgggggattgggatgggattggggtgggattgggggggatttggggggggattggggtaggattggggaggatttgggggggatttgaggggggattggggtgggattggggttggattgggattgggtaggatttggggtgggattggggttgggattggatttggggttagactggggtggggaggggttgcggatgggattggggtgagatttgggatggcattggggtgggattaggatgggtttgtgttgggatgggaagggatttggggtgggactgagattggttgggatttggggcgggattgggatttagttgggatttggggtgggattgggattggatttggggtcggactggggtgggaaggggttgcagatgggattggggggggtggggatgggattggggtgggattgggattgggggtatGGAATGGGCATGGGATCGGgatttggggtaggattggggtaggattggggtaggatttggggttggattagggtgggattgggggttgGATTaaagtgggattggggatgggatggggtgggatttgggctgggactggggtttgggatgggatgggattgggatgggaacaggctgggattatgccgggatcaggccggaatcaggccggaatcaggccgggattaggccaggattaggctgggatcaggccgggatcagGCTGGGATTAGGCCTGGATTATGCCAgattaggccgggactaggccgggattatgaaggaattaggacgggatcaggccgggattattccgggattaggccgggattaggccggattaggccgggattatgccgggactaggccggattaggccgggattaggccggattaggccgggattatgccgggactaggccggattaggccgggattaggccggattaggccggattaggatgggattaggccggattaggccgtattatgccgggattatgccgggactaggccggattaggccggattaggccgggattatgccgggattatgccgggatcaggccgggattatgccgggactaggccggattaggccggattaggccgggactaggccggactaggccgtattatgccgggattatgccgggactaggccggattaggccggattaggccgggattatgccggaatcaggccgggattatgccgggactaggccgggactaggccggattaggccggattaggccggattaggccgggattaggccgtgtCTCACCCACGCAGGCCACGCGTGCCGCGTCCAGCCGGTAGCCGGGGTCGCAGGCGCAGGTGAAGCCCTGGGGCACCCGCACGCAGTGCCCATGCTCGCAGCcgctcagcaccccgcacagctccggcggcagcgcctcgtcccgggggtctgcgggggggggtccccgtcagccccctccccataaaaaaaacaaaatccccccccaaaacccctcaatccccccccccccccccaaactcaccgtcctTGCTGGCAGCCGCTCGGCCACACCGTGGGGCTGGAAGAGccacgggggggggtcctggggggcgctgggggggctgcggggccgggaggagcggggggggccccggcgggaCCCCTCGAAATCCTCCAAGTCCTCGTAGCAGGGGGGGGCGGCGTAAAGGGCGTCCCCGCGGGGGTcgtagcccccccccagcccataggGGTCGTAGTCggcgcgcagccccggggggggcaggcgggggcccggacccccaaaggggagggggccgtAGGGCAGCCCGTAGTGGGGGGGGTATTCGGGGCCGTATTCGtagggggggcccagccccgggccgggggggcgcaggacgTTGCAGAGGAACTCGAagtcatctggggggggggggggggggggggagaaaaaaaaatgggggggggggcaggttgtggggtggggtcctaaaaattggggatgctaagggggggggtgtaaagaggtggggggggcactgttATATGGGGGGTGCCCaaggggtctccattgggggggggcgttgtggggtggtgggagggttTCCCATTATTGGGGGGGGCAAATAGGTCCCTgttatggggggggtccaagGGGTCCCAATCATGGGGGGGGTGTCTAAGGGGGACCCACTctggggggtgcccatggggtccccattatgggggtctggggggggtccctattgctggggtaggaggggggcagggtgggggtccccctgtgtggggtcttggggacatggggacatggggacatgggtataggggatgggggggtcgtgggcatgggagggggcatggggacgtgggcatggggggggggacagggacatggggggacatggggacacagggatgtgagGCTATAGGGccttagggacatggggacatggggacaaggggacaaggGGCCGTAGGGGACACAGGTGCATGGCAACATGAGGCTATGGGGCCACGTGGCTGTGGGGTCatagggacgtggggacatggggacacggggacatggggacgtaggggacacggggacatggggatgtggggacacggggccatCGGGGACACGGCGGTGGCACCTGAGTGTCGCGCGGGGCACAGGGCGCAGTCCATGCCCCAGGCCTCGCCGTAGAGGCAGCAGCACTCGGTGTAGGTCGCCTGCCGGTCCAGCCGCGGGCGCCCGCACACCAGGTCGGGGCCGACCTCCTGCCAGCACACGGCCGGGTCCTCCTCTGGGgacggggggacacggggacacggtgacggggggcgtggggaggcggggaggcggcgggggatatggggacatggggatgtggggcgTGGGgcatggggatatgggacacagggacatggggacatggtaatgtggggacaggggacatggggacatggggacagggggacgtgGAGACATGGGGAGGTGGCGTGGGACGTGGGGAGGCaacgggggacatggggacacagggacatggggacatggagacacggggacatggggacgtgggacatggggacatggggatgtgagatgcggggacatggggacatggggaggtgacgtgggatgtggggagacaacaggggacactgggataaagggacgtgggacatggggacgtggggtatggggacacggggacacagggatacagggacatggggacatgggacatggggatatggtgacggggggtgtggggacacggaGAGGCAGCGTGAGACGTGGGGAGGCaacgggggacatggggacagagggacacggggacgtggggatatgggacacagggacatgtgGACACagtgacatggggacatggggacacggggacgtggggatatggggacacggggacacggggacacggggacacggggacatggggacatgggtacACGGcgacatggggacacagtgaggtggggacatggggaggtgatgtgggatgtggggagacaatgggggacactgggatgaagggatgtgggacatggggacatggggacacggggatatggtgacgtgggacagggggatgtgggacaaggggaggcgacgtgggacatggggacacggggacacggggatttggggacatgggggatacagcgccatgggggtatggggacacaggacgtggggacacggtgacgtgggacatcaggatgtgggacatggggccacggggggggcatcaggggacagtgccgggacacggggatggggggccacggggacatagggcagggatatggggacacgtggggacagggcgacacggggggggtgacggtgacacggggggggtgacagggggtgGCCTCACCCATGGCGCGGGTGTCGTTGGTGACGCAGCGGCGCTGGGAGCCGtccagcaccgggggggggcgcaggagcaGAAGTAGGAGCCCACCGTGTTGACGCAGCGGCCCCCGATGCACGGCTCCGCGTCCTCGTCCTGGCACTCGTcgttatctggggggggggcggtggtggtcggcaagggggtggggggcacgggggggggggctggaagggggctcggggggctggaagggtgctcggggggctgagggcagggtgcttggggtgcgagtagggtgctcggggtgcagacagggtgcaggcagggtgctgagggtgcagggagggtgcactcagggcacaagttgggtgctcagggtgcaggtattgtgcagggagggtgcactcagagcacaattagggtgctcagggtgcaggtagggcacgctcagggtgctcagggtgctggctgggtgctggaagggtgtgggcagggtgctctcagggtgtgagctgggtgcaggcagggtgctcagggtgcaggtagggtgctggcagggcacaagttgggtgctcagggtgcagccagggtgctcagggtgcagccagggtgctcttagggtgctttctgggtacaggttgtgtgctcagggtgcaggtagggagctcagcgtgctggctgggtgctcagggtgctctcagggtgcaagtagggtgcaggcagggtgcaagtagggcgcactcagggcacaattagggtgctcagggtgcaggtagggcgcactcagggtgcagtcagggcacAAGtcgggtgctcagggtgcaaagagggtgctcagggtgcactcagggcacaattagggtgctcggggtgctcagggtgcaggcagggtgcacccagggcacaattagggtgctgaggtcagggtgctgggggtgctgggggtgctgggggtgctggcagggtgctcagggtgctgagcGCAGGGTGCTCAAggtgcgagtagggtgctcggggtgcacagggtgctcttagggtgcagtcagggtgcaagtagggtgctctcagggtgcaggcagggtgctcagggtgctcaggatgcaagtagggtgctcagggtgcaggcagggtgcacccagggcacaagtagggtgctgggggtgctgaggtcagggtgctgggggtgctgggggggtgctgggggggtgctgggggtgctgggtgctcacccACGCACTGCAGGTGCTCCTGCTCGTAGTAGTAGCCGCTGGGGcagtagcagctgaagccgGGGGCGGCGTTGAtgcagacccccccccggcacagctgcGGCGCGAACAcccggcactcgtccacatctggggggtaagggggtaagggggggggcgACGTCAGGGGGAGGGTCCTCggaattggggggggcacccccgaaACGGGGGAGCCCCTATATAGGAGGGGAACCCCAAAATAGGGGGGGTATTGCCCCAAAATAGGCGGGATGCACC harbors:
- the LOC140000110 gene encoding potassium channel subfamily K member 6-like codes for the protein MATMSPWPPCPQDDHVPISTMSPWPPRPQGHTVAQGGLLLLGTLGLWVLEGGARTLGTPPGTLNASGTPRWDLASAFFFSTTLLTTVGYGPVAPLSPGGKAFCLAYAALGVPFTVLTLAVVARWLSVPVTRWPRRYLRTRWGWSPRGAAGLHLGLLAGAVAGGFVLLPAAALWALGGSGSFLDAVFFCGMAVTTVGLGDAAGAPEGQPPRHLYRVALAAYLLLGVTAALLLLAAFQQLLELHGVSAALRPPPDPPEEDGGLLDEGGQ